In the Henningerozyma blattae CBS 6284 chromosome 8, complete genome genome, one interval contains:
- the TFG1 gene encoding transcription factor IIF subunit TFG1 (similar to Saccharomyces cerevisiae TFG1 (YGR186W); ancestral locus Anc_5.193): MSGRRGNGGSGGSADASPFIKPDRLRRSLMRGRRKPLKGAGMKKEENGALGVEVKKEENESKEEEYNEFPLRAISKDSLDNMRIHLLKFQSKKKINPTVDFHLPIRLHRKDTRNLQFQLTRAEIVQRQKEIQDYKKTQQGNDSSHAKKTGLAANRAATPSVPAAGASAVGPSTASTQIATNDEQIPASNSPTANNIATNGTTNISDPSIPTPENLIKKPATDTNDMNIIQTPLEVVGISSDPTKVGMVTYDGREEAPLEDGSFEHGTIDPMADVAPDGGGRVKRGNTSKRKTRQLKVLDENAKKLRFEEFYPWVMEDYDGYNTWVGSYEAGNSDSYVLLSVEDDGSFTMTPADKVYKFTARNKYATLTIEEAEKEWIKKVGEIPRWLMKHLDNIGTTTTRYDRTKRRLKAVADQRIDGAEESEHDDNSEVELDFDEEFADDEEAPIMDGNEQENKESEQRIKKEMLQANAMGLRDEEEHPEETKEDDLFAEKKIDQQGEQIKKALQKTELAALYSDDDDQLNPYLSESDLENPESNKDDDEEKKSTDLSIKKEEGENSDTTGNGKDAISVKKEGSDVVIPNCREPQISVKSIKDCIIILKADKKVLDNFEKGEWNPTTAKRRNDRTDSSIDSTALSNTSGVTVKEESPRKKIKLESDSVNAIHLITEQDIIDAIGDGKVNVKEFGKNIRRQFPGAENKKLMFSIVKKLCRKVDNEHMELKK; the protein is encoded by the coding sequence ATGTCTGGAAGAAGAGGAAATGGAGGAAGCGGAGGTTCTGCTGATGCTTCTCCATTTATCAAACCAGATAGACTTAGAAGAAGTTTAATGAGGGGAAGAAGAAAGCCACTTAAAGGAGCTGGCATgaagaaagaagaaaatggTGCGTTAGGTGTTGAAGTTAAGAAGGAAGAAAACGAAagtaaagaagaagaatataATGAGTTTCCCTTAAGAGctatttcaaaagattcTTTGGATAATATGAgaattcatttattaaaatttcaaagtaagaaaaaaataaatccaACCGTAGATTTTCATTTACCAATCAGATTGCATCGTAAGGATACAAGAAACTTACAATTCCAATTAACAAGAGCTGAAATTGTGCAAAGACAAAAAGAAATCCaagattataaaaaaacacaaCAAGGTAATGATTCTAGTCATGCGAAAAAAACTGGTTTAGCTGCCAATAGAGCAGCAACTCCAAGTGTTCCAGCGGCTGGTGCTTCTGCCGTTGGCCCATCAACAGCATCTACCCAAATAGCTACAAATGATGAACAAATACCTGCTTCTAATAGTCCTACAGCAAATAATATAGCTACAAATGGTACAACTAATATCAGTGATCCATCGATACCAACTCCAGAAAACCTAATTAAAAAGCCAGCAACTGATACTAATGACATGAATATTATACAAACGCCTTTAGAAGTTGTCGGAATATCATCTGATCCAACAAAGGTTGGTATGGTTACTTATGATGGTAGGGAAGAAGCACCACTAGAGGACGGTTCTTTTGAACATGGTACAATTGATCCTATGGCTGATGTTGCGCCTGATGGGGGTGGTAGGGTTAAAAGAGGTAATACAAGCAAAAGAAAGACACGTCAATTAAAAGTATTGGATGAAAATGCTAAGAAATTAagatttgaagaattttatCCATGGGTGATGGAAGATTATGATGGATATAATACTTGGGTTGGTTCATATGAGGCTGGTAATTCTGATTCTTATGTCTTATTAAGTGTTGAAGATGACGGTAGTTTTACTATGACGCCAGCTGATAAAGTTTATAAATTCACAGCAAGAAATAAGTATGCTACTTTAACAATTGAGGAAGCAGAAAAAGAATGGATAAAAAAAGTAGGTGAGATTCCTAGGTGGTTAATGAAACatttagataatattgGTACTACTACCACGAGATATGACAGAACTAAGAGAAGATTGAAAGCAGTTGCAGATCAAAGAATTGATGGAGCAGAAGAAAGTGAGCATGACGATAATTCAGAAGTTGAACTAGattttgatgaagaatttgcTGACGATGAAGAAGCTCCAATAATGGATGGTAATgaacaagaaaataaagaatcagaacaaagaattaaaaaagaaatgttACAAGCTAATGCAATGGGTTTACGTGATGAAGAAGAGCATCCAGAAGAAACTAAAGAAGATGACTTATTTGCTGAAAAGAAGATTGATCAGCAAGGTGAACAAATCAAGAAAGCTTTGCAAAAAACTGAACTTGCAGCCTTATATTCGGATGATGATGATCAACTAAATCCATACTTATCCGAATCAGATTTGGAAAACCCAGAATCTAATAaggatgatgatgaagagaAAAAGAGCACTGATCTTTCGATTAAAAAGGAAGAAGGAGAAAATTCTGATACCACCGGTAATGGCAAGGATGCTATATCTGTAAAGAAAGAAGGGTCCGATGTTGTCATACCAAATTGTAGAGAACCACAAATCAGTGTGAAAAGTATCAAGGATTGCATTATCATATTAAAAGCTGATAAGAAAGTATtggataattttgaaaaaggtGAATGGAATCCAACTACAGCAAAGCGTAGGAATGACAGAACAGATAGCTCAATTGATAGTACAGCTCTTTCAAATACTTCTGGAGTTACCgttaaagaagaaagtccaagaaagaaaattaaattagaatCAGATAGTGTTAATGCAATTCACCTAATTACTGAACAAGACATCATTGATGCTATTGGTGATGGTAAAGTGAATGTTAAAGAATTTggtaaaaatataagaagGCAATTTCCTGGTGCagaaaataagaaattaatgTTTTCTATTGTGAAGAAATTATGCCGAAAAGTTGATAACGAGCATATggaattgaagaaataa